Within the Candidatus Jidaibacter acanthamoeba genome, the region AGCATTTGAAGTTAAAGAAAAAATGGCTGCTGAGCTTATACCAGGGTATGCAGTCAGTAGTGGGGGGCAAATGGTAGTTAAAAAAGCTGATAACGGGCATTTTTACCTATATCTTAATTTAAACGGAAAAACAGTTAGGTTTATGGTTGATACAGGTGCAACCAACGTTTCAATTTCTAAAAACTTAGCTCAAGAAATCGGAATTAATACAGAGAACTTGAAATTTATATATACTGCTTATACGGCAAATGGGGTGATAAGAACAGCTAATGCGATAGTTAGGGAAATTGAATTAGGTGATTTTAAATTAAATAATTTTACAGTAAGTGTTAGTGATTATGATGAAACTATCCCTCTGCTCGGTATGTCATTCTTAAATAAATTTAAATCATATGAATTTCGGGGTGATAGCCTTTATCTTAAATACTAATTTATTTTATTTAAATTATTTAGTAACATATTTACAGTATAATTGTTTAACAGCGTAGCTTGTGTTTAAATTGAGCAAAATAATTGCTATATTACTTTTACTAACTTTTGCTTTGGAACTAAAAGCTCAAAGTCAGGAACCTTCCGACACATTAGCACAAGAGGTGAAAGATAATGATTCCCACTATATCTCAGTTAAGCAACAGCCGTTTAAAGCAACAATAGAAATTCCCTTTAAAAAGGACTCGGCAGTAGCAGCCTACATAAGAGGGAATAAGCTTTGGATAATATTTGATGAATATAAAAAATTTAATTATGATGAATTTGGATTAAAGAATAATAATTCTACGTTTAATAAAGATAATTATTGGGTCAAATCTTTAAGCCAACAAGAGTTAGATCATAATAATACTTTTTTAGTATTGGATCTGTTTACAATATTCACAAAAACTCCACAAATAAAACTTACCAAAAATGATGAAAATTGGATCTTTGAAATAAGTGAAAATATATCACAGTCGACTCCCGATATAAAGGTGGAAAGTAAACCCTATGAGCTTCCTTTTTCCAGGGTTGAAATAGAGGTGGGAGAAAGCATTAATGCTATAGATTTTATTGACCCGTTTGTCGGGGATAACTTATTAATAGTACCTATGAAAAGCTTTAAGCAAGTATCTAAGGAAAGGAGATTTGTTGATTTTAATATATTTAAATCAATTCAAGGAGTTGCTATACGGAAAATTTCCGATGAAGTATCTTATAGTGCAAACGGTGATGTGTTATATATTAGCTCTGATGATATTACGACGCTCTCGGCAAAAGTTATTCCGCCGAAATCAAAGGTTATTAAGCCTCTGCTTATTGATAAATTATCAGAATTAACCAGCCATGAGAAAGGTATTATAAATTTACATCCCTATGTAGTTAAAGATGCAAATTTTAATTATGAAAATTATAAATTGATGCATGGGTTCGATGGGTTAAATAAAGACGAAAATGCAGCGGCTTATACTAAGCTCGCTTTACTTTATTTAGCAAATGACCTTTATAAAGAAGCTAACCTCATGCTCAAAATTATTAAGCAAAGTAATTATGAGTATTCGTGTAACTATAAAGTTCAGTTATTAGAAGTAATCATAAATTTCATGAATAAAAGATATGACGATGCCTTTATAGTAGTTAAATCTATAGATACTGCCGACATACCTATTAATTTCAGAGATGAAATCAGATTTTGGCAGTCACTTATTGCTTATGCATCAGGTAACACTAAAGACTATATATTAAGTAACCGGGTGGGTAGCTTATTCGAAAATACATCGCTTAATTTTTTATCAGGGTATACTCCCAATATAATTACGGAATTAGCTATAGTTACAATTGATAATAAAGTGGCAAACAAGCAATTTAAGGTAGCTGAGCAAATTGTAAATTCAGCTCTCGATACTAAAGGTATAAGCGAGCATTTA harbors:
- a CDS encoding TIGR02281 family clan AA aspartic protease, with protein sequence MSISGKKALLRRRASNLGNHFGKVDRVRCMQYEKIEIVRSILVLMLIIASFIAAKRYKNIPFLKYSLYWVAIFVFFGLIYTFKNAAFEVKEKMAAELIPGYAVSSGGQMVVKKADNGHFYLYLNLNGKTVRFMVDTGATNVSISKNLAQEIGINTENLKFIYTAYTANGVIRTANAIVREIELGDFKLNNFTVSVSDYDETIPLLGMSFLNKFKSYEFRGDSLYLKY
- a CDS encoding tetratricopeptide repeat protein, coding for MFKLSKIIAILLLLTFALELKAQSQEPSDTLAQEVKDNDSHYISVKQQPFKATIEIPFKKDSAVAAYIRGNKLWIIFDEYKKFNYDEFGLKNNNSTFNKDNYWVKSLSQQELDHNNTFLVLDLFTIFTKTPQIKLTKNDENWIFEISENISQSTPDIKVESKPYELPFSRVEIEVGESINAIDFIDPFVGDNLLIVPMKSFKQVSKERRFVDFNIFKSIQGVAIRKISDEVSYSANGDVLYISSDDITTLSAKVIPPKSKVIKPLLIDKLSELTSHEKGIINLHPYVVKDANFNYENYKLMHGFDGLNKDENAAAYTKLALLYLANDLYKEANLMLKIIKQSNYEYSCNYKVQLLEVIINFMNKRYDDAFIVVKSIDTADIPINFRDEIRFWQSLIAYASGNTKDYILSNRVGSLFENTSLNFLSGYTPNIITELAIVTIDNKVANKQFKVAEQIVNSALDTKGISEHLKNRLNYITAKYYLSQNQEKVANPYLDECIANVFDTLNRTLCRFEKVKYQLDHSKINPEEAIDVLDKLTYIWRGDQLEIDILDYLGNLYNKNDKYIEALKTWNKIVKYYPNSNNTMVVQRNMSETFIKFFLNSGDEKMAPLEVLAIFYEFKDLIPLGDTGDKIISKFIDNLIRLDLLDRAAAILNYQVLNRLTGLEREEAINKLAKIDINNLKPELALEVLALGDKDFPMVNALVERKYIKAEALYLTRNYNQALDDLKDDYSQRADDIKANIYWDLQYWSEFNNYSEPYLYSIINKKDQLSEEEVKRVLKQAVSYIVTERKDLLAELYKNFKDRMPLNTAYANVLKILSEALLTKPGNGIIGAQDIANYKAIVDNLVQPSGTLK